In the genome of Magnolia sinica isolate HGM2019 chromosome 2, MsV1, whole genome shotgun sequence, one region contains:
- the LOC131224286 gene encoding putative cyclin-D6-1 produces the protein MELNLEPLGLATLKNTNVITIILSISYISLASKMKKSTFSLTSFQSEEGIIFDTQAIQRMELLILGVLKWRIRSVTPFAFLLFFLSFFKQNDPPLKQALKAMATEIVFKAQNEVKILEHKPSESLLQHYSLLPTSFPPLQFPCFQKGISSCVYINKEKLLDCYNLMQGVVMDGYESILLDEVWSLETPVNVLDRHSLSLESKKTSRISIGCAITRSEAWIKKRKIMRYYEKIDLLDFFHLARKMQEIGIQRRKEGTDL, from the exons ATGGAACTGAACCTAGAacc TCTTGGTCTTGCTACACTCAAGAACACGAACGTCATCACAATCATCCTTTCAATCTCTTACATCTCTCTAGCTTCAAAGATGAAAAAATCCACCTTCTCTTTAACTAGTTTTCAG AGCGAGGAGGGAATCATCTTCGATACGCAGGCGATTCAACGCATGGAGCTTCTAATTCTCGGTGTGTTGAAATGGCGGATACGATCGGTGACGCCTTTCGCATTCCTCCTATTCTTCCTCTCGTTTTTCAAACAGAACGACCCTCCATTGAAGCAGGCTTTAAAAGCTATGGCTACAGAAATCGTTTTCAAAGCTCAGAACG AAGTCAAGATCTTAGAGCATAAACCGTCTGAATCGCTGCTTCAGCACTACTCCTTGCTTCCCACGAGCTTTCCCCCCCTGCAATTTCCTTGTTTTCAAAAGGGGATTTCTTCCTGTGTATATATAAATAAA GAGAAGCTGTTGGATTGCTACAATCTGATGCAAGGTGTGGTAATGGACGGTTACGAATCGATCTTGTTGGATGAGGTATGGAGTTTGGAGACGCCAGTCAATGTCCTTGACCGTCATTCCCTGAGTTTGGAAAGCAAGAAAACCAGCCGCATCAGCATTGGATGCGCTATTACAAGATCGGAAGCATGGATAAAGAAGAGAAAGATAATGCGCTATTACGAGAAAATCgatcttttggatttttttcatcTAGCCAGAAAGATGCAAGAGATTGGAATTCAGCGACGGAAGGAGGGAACGGATTTGTGA